From the genome of Lepidochelys kempii isolate rLepKem1 chromosome 17, rLepKem1.hap2, whole genome shotgun sequence, one region includes:
- the EVI2A gene encoding protein EVI2A: MNMKLTRRCNFAFIVAIIFLLCLQIRANDTDRPRFTNERYLGTITQNISENQSITEASTNFITQNTDYNGESTTTFETQTAAFQSTFGQEQSTFSPSFHLTSAVQDPLTTTKTQITTKTEHCEEKNKSLILICFIIIAVLVLACTFLFLSTVVMANKVSYLKRSKEGKRMPRSNGDFLVSSSLWPAGSNTWQRKSKELTGTDLMMQDLISETANTVQKKNAVETTEKLTRGRANDQKNEQASKPCDSIVTNFIVEI, translated from the coding sequence ATGAACATGAAATTGACAAGGCGCTGTAATTTTGCTTTTATTGTTGCGATCATCTTTTTATTGTGCTTGCAAATCAGAGCAAACGACACTGACCGTCCCCGGTTTACAAATGAGAGATATTTGGGTACCATTACCCAAAACATAAGTGAAAACCAGAGTATCACTGAAGCCAGTACAAATTTTATTACGCAAAACACAGATTACAATGGGGAGTCAACTACTACTTTTGAAACACAGACAGCCGCCTTTCAATCAACATTtggtcaggaacagtcaacatttTCCCCTAGCTTTCATCTTACTTCTGCAGTTCAAGACCCTTTGACCACCACGAAGACCCAGATTACAACAAAAACTGAACATTGTGAAGAAAAGAATAAATCTCTgatattaatttgttttattataatagcaGTGCTTGTTCTTGCTTGCACATTTCTATTTCTGTCAACTGTGGTAATGGCAAACAAGGTATCGTATCTCAAAAGATCTAAAGAAGGAAAGCGCATGCCCAGAAGTAATGGTGATTTTCTGGTTAGTAGCAGTTTATGGCCAGCTGGATCAAATACATGGCAGAGGAAGTCTAAAGAGCTAACAGGGACTGACTTGATGATGCAAGACCTGATATCAGAGACAGCTAACACAGttcaaaagaaaaatgcagtTGAAACAACTGAGAAACTAACTAGGGGAAGAGCTAATGATCAGAAAAATGAACAAGCCTCAAAACCATGTGACAGCATCGTAACCAATTTTATAGTTGAGATTTAA